The Campylobacterota bacterium genome includes a window with the following:
- the hypA gene encoding hydrogenase maturation nickel metallochaperone HypA — MHEYSIVQALLTQCEDIAKENEAKSVTKIVVKIGKMSGVEPHLLEIAFNTFKEKTVCDGAEFVMNVQPLVIECNGCGTQTMLEEIYYKCPACESLDVRVTDGEEMFLMSLEME; from the coding sequence ATGCACGAGTATTCGATTGTTCAGGCACTATTGACCCAGTGCGAAGATATCGCAAAAGAGAACGAAGCCAAGTCGGTCACGAAGATCGTGGTTAAAATCGGCAAGATGAGCGGAGTTGAACCGCATTTGCTCGAAATCGCGTTTAATACCTTCAAGGAAAAAACGGTATGTGACGGGGCGGAGTTCGTGATGAACGTACAGCCGCTCGTGATCGAATGCAACGGGTGCGGAACGCAGACGATGCTCGAAGAGATATATTACAAATGTCCCGCATGTGAGAGTCTGGACGTCCGGGTGACCGACGGCGAAGAGATGTTTTTAATGAGCTTGGAGATGGAATAA
- a CDS encoding FAD-dependent oxidoreductase, whose product MQHEDLWKKIKEHQELSRRDVLKLMALSPVAAGVLASSAATEAHAEASQAKGRIVIVGGGSGALMVLSRLRRALANPDITIIAPNDKHVYQPGQVFVAAGEYEPDDITFDNTGYIGEDVTWIRDEVATFDPEGNKLLTKGGKQVDYDYLVVATGMQYHYEKIEGLNAGLIGQHGISSVYLSDLAKGTAEGGTITRDWFNAVREAAKTSKPRVIFTQPSTPIKCGGAPQKMLYLCDDYLKRDKLDAEFIFATAGEKLFSIEEIEASLTNVQKRYGNITNKFGHELIRIDPEKKQATFLHKYQVQGEYDKEYEEYEMIDKEEEVVLEYDFIHVSPPTAAVDAVADSMLGWQKGNAQGWLEVDRETLQHRRYKNVFGIGDVCGIPIGKTGGTARHQGPVVVKNLIAVMEGKEPAEKFDGYTVCPLKVSYGEIIMAEFNYDGLAPSFPLDPAKPRWIWWIFDLYMLQPMYRYLMLNGLM is encoded by the coding sequence ATGCAGCACGAAGACTTGTGGAAAAAAATCAAAGAGCACCAGGAACTCTCACGACGGGATGTATTGAAATTGATGGCGCTTTCGCCTGTAGCTGCGGGAGTTTTGGCCTCATCCGCCGCAACCGAGGCGCATGCCGAAGCGTCCCAGGCAAAAGGGCGTATCGTCATCGTCGGAGGCGGATCGGGGGCATTGATGGTCCTCTCCAGGCTGCGCCGCGCTTTGGCCAATCCCGATATCACCATCATCGCTCCGAACGACAAACACGTCTATCAGCCCGGCCAGGTATTCGTTGCCGCGGGTGAATACGAGCCCGACGACATTACTTTCGACAACACCGGTTACATCGGCGAAGATGTGACGTGGATCCGCGACGAAGTCGCGACGTTCGATCCGGAGGGGAACAAGCTGCTCACCAAGGGGGGAAAACAAGTCGATTACGATTACCTCGTCGTCGCGACAGGGATGCAGTACCATTACGAAAAGATCGAAGGACTCAACGCCGGCCTGATCGGTCAGCACGGGATATCCAGCGTCTATCTGAGCGATCTGGCCAAAGGGACCGCAGAGGGGGGAACGATTACCCGCGATTGGTTCAATGCGGTGCGTGAAGCGGCCAAAACCTCCAAGCCCCGCGTCATCTTTACCCAACCTTCCACCCCGATCAAATGCGGTGGCGCTCCCCAAAAAATGCTCTACCTGTGCGACGATTATCTCAAGAGAGATAAACTCGATGCGGAATTTATTTTCGCCACCGCCGGAGAAAAACTTTTCAGTATCGAAGAGATCGAAGCGTCACTCACAAACGTGCAGAAACGCTACGGCAACATCACGAACAAATTCGGACACGAACTGATCCGCATCGACCCCGAGAAAAAACAGGCGACTTTCCTGCACAAATACCAGGTTCAGGGAGAGTACGACAAAGAGTACGAAGAGTACGAAATGATCGACAAAGAAGAGGAAGTGGTGCTCGAGTACGATTTCATCCATGTTTCTCCTCCCACGGCGGCGGTGGATGCGGTCGCCGATTCGATGCTGGGATGGCAGAAAGGGAACGCGCAAGGGTGGCTCGAAGTCGACCGCGAGACGCTGCAGCACCGCCGCTACAAAAATGTTTTCGGGATCGGGGACGTATGCGGTATCCCGATCGGAAAAACAGGGGGGACGGCGCGCCATCAGGGTCCAGTTGTCGTCAAAAACCTGATTGCCGTGATGGAGGGGAAAGAACCGGCCGAAAAATTCGACGGCTATACCGTCTGCCCGCTCAAGGTTTCCTACGGAGAGATCATCATGGCCGAATTCAATTATGACGGACTTGCCCCTTCATTTCCGTTAGACCCCGCCAAACCGCGCTGGATCTGGTGGATTTTCGACCTCTATATGCTTCAGCCGATGTACCGCTATCTCATGCTAAACGGCCTGATGTGA
- a CDS encoding PAS domain-containing protein, whose product MSKEYVLSDTDFLVSQTDEKGRILFANEDFCKIAGYTLDELIGQPHNIIRHPDMPKAAFKDLWDTVKQGQIWTGYVKNRTKDGGYYWVYATVFPNIACEEGQCGFMSCRRKPSREEIAEAESLYQTMRQGA is encoded by the coding sequence ATGAGCAAAGAGTATGTGTTGAGCGACACCGATTTTCTGGTGTCGCAAACGGATGAAAAGGGACGGATCCTTTTCGCCAACGAAGATTTCTGCAAAATCGCCGGCTACACGCTTGATGAGCTGATCGGCCAACCCCATAACATCATCCGTCATCCCGATATGCCCAAAGCGGCGTTCAAAGACCTGTGGGATACCGTCAAACAAGGTCAAATCTGGACCGGCTACGTCAAAAACCGCACCAAAGACGGGGGATATTACTGGGTTTATGCGACCGTGTTCCCCAACATCGCGTGCGAAGAGGGTCAATGCGGATTCATGTCGTGCCGCCGCAAACCCTCTCGCGAAGAGATCGCCGAAGCCGAGAGCCTTTATCAAACGATGCGGCAGGGGGCTTAA
- a CDS encoding methyl-accepting chemotaxis protein: MNHTTKIALVAAVGIGGTVIGFMSASPGVMAAASVLTVLVASGMLWQPSAHNAQIDGYLDQFMELMYYKRNRIKPIDARPGSLEAKLGALAKAHEEMLLADTRVAGEMVLLADKVSQGHYRCRVESDTKTPHVHLLRMTMNNMLDQTEKNIDKAIRVLEALGEGKFDTRAEIGVEGKMGQMLAKINELGSALQRMEAQNTEAKEVLNNNTLHLRQTIEELRSTKFLELNGMINTTVERIQNVAGKEHELADNLQALTGNVRETKEILVTIGDIADQTNLLALNAAIEAARAGEHGRGFAVVADEVRKLAERTQKSLAESAATINILIQSISDNSEALNKNMGEMMDLTQYVGNVDRKMEELLEAMDAMS; the protein is encoded by the coding sequence ATGAACCATACGACGAAAATAGCCCTTGTGGCGGCCGTGGGAATCGGCGGAACCGTTATCGGATTCATGAGTGCAAGCCCGGGCGTGATGGCGGCGGCTTCCGTCCTTACCGTCCTGGTCGCATCCGGGATGCTTTGGCAACCCTCCGCGCACAACGCCCAGATCGACGGATACCTCGACCAGTTTATGGAACTGATGTACTACAAACGCAACCGGATCAAACCGATCGACGCACGCCCCGGATCGCTTGAAGCCAAGCTGGGCGCTTTGGCCAAAGCGCACGAAGAGATGTTGCTCGCCGACACCCGGGTGGCCGGGGAAATGGTGCTGCTGGCCGACAAGGTGAGCCAGGGCCATTACCGCTGCCGGGTTGAGAGCGATACGAAAACTCCCCACGTCCACCTGCTGCGGATGACGATGAACAACATGCTCGACCAGACCGAAAAAAACATCGACAAGGCGATCCGCGTCCTTGAAGCCCTCGGCGAAGGGAAATTCGACACCCGTGCCGAGATCGGCGTCGAGGGGAAAATGGGGCAGATGCTCGCAAAAATCAACGAGCTCGGCAGCGCCCTGCAGCGGATGGAAGCGCAGAATACCGAAGCCAAAGAGGTGCTCAACAACAACACGCTTCACTTACGTCAGACGATCGAGGAACTCCGTTCGACGAAGTTCCTCGAACTCAACGGCATGATCAACACGACCGTCGAACGGATCCAGAACGTCGCGGGCAAAGAGCACGAACTTGCCGACAATCTTCAGGCCCTCACGGGGAACGTCCGCGAAACCAAAGAGATTCTGGTTACGATCGGAGACATTGCCGATCAGACGAATCTACTGGCGCTCAATGCGGCGATCGAAGCCGCCCGTGCGGGAGAACACGGGCGCGGATTCGCCGTTGTCGCCGACGAAGTGCGCAAACTCGCCGAGCGGACCCAGAAGAGCCTTGCCGAAAGCGCCGCGACGATCAATATCCTGATTCAGTCGATCAGCGACAACAGCGAAGCGCTGAACAAAAACATGGGTGAAATGATGGACCTCACGCAGTATGTGGGGAACGTCGACCGTAAGATGGAAGAACTGCTCGAGGCGATGGACGCGATGAGCTGA